One genomic segment of Choristoneura fumiferana chromosome Z, NRCan_CFum_1, whole genome shotgun sequence includes these proteins:
- the LOC141434083 gene encoding uncharacterized protein, which yields MNTFLKISFIAISVELVTCSIAGLSYRDAMDLSPSHRQFPRGEDPCNPLYWYPRHIPADCNVPPPPPLPLPLPPPGPPPPPGPPPPPGPLPIPMPLPLPIPMPLPPMIPPYPPLPPMYPAPPMYPAPPMYPAPPMYPTPPMYPPIMPAPLPQAGFMPGIEGLVSPNGGINILPFSDAYADLLEHHKQKMIRIRLQKLLNKYDNYSRRKKCHHNRCYESDY from the coding sequence ATATCATTCATAGCAATATCAGTGGAGCTGGTGACATGCAGTATAGCTGGTCTAAGCTACAGAGACGCGATGGACTTGAGTCCGTCGCACCGTCAGTTTCCTCGAGGAGAAGACCCTTGTAATCCACTCTACTGGTATCCGCGACATATTCCTGCCGACTGCAATGTacctccgccgccgccgctgccgttGCCACTGCCGCCGCCAGGCCCACCGCCTCCACCAGGACCGCCACCTCCGCCGGGACCTCTACCAATACCCATGCCTTTACCTTTACCAATACCAATGCCGCTGCCTCCAATGATACCACCTTATCCACCTTTACCACCGATGTACCCCGCGCCTCCAATGTACCCCGCGCCTCCAATGTACCCCGCGCCTCCAATGTACCCCACACCTCCGATGTACCCGCCTATCATGCCCGCTCCACTACCCCAAGCAGGGTTCATGCCAGGGATAGAAGGACTAGTATCCCCCAATGGCGGAATCAATATTCTGCCATTTTCGGACGCTTACGCAGACCTACTGGAACATCATAAACAGAAAATGATTAGAATAAGGCTCCAGAAACTTCTTAACAAATATGATAATTATTCGAGACGAAAGAAATGTCATCATAATAGATGTTATGAAAGTGACTACTAA